From a single Phalacrocorax aristotelis chromosome 1, bGulAri2.1, whole genome shotgun sequence genomic region:
- the LOC142050596 gene encoding histone H2A type 2-C: MSGRGKQGGKARAKAKSRSSRAGLQFPVGRVHRLLRKGNYAERVGAGAPVYLAAVLEYLTAEILELAGNAARDNKKTRIIPRHLQLAIRNDEELNKLLGKVTIAQGGVLPNIQAVLLPKKTESHKAKSK; this comes from the coding sequence ATGTCCGGGCGCGGGAAGCAGGGCGGGAAGGCGCGCGCCAAGGCCAAGTCGCGCTCGTCGCGGGCCGGGCTGCAGTTCCCCGTGGGCCGCGTGCACCGGCTGCTGCGCAAGGGCAACTACGCGGAGCGGGTGGGCGCCGGCGCCCCGGTGTACCTGGCGGCCGTGCTGGAGTACCTGACGGCCGAGATCCTGGAGCTGGCGGGCAACGCGGCCCGCGACAACAAGAAGACGCGCATCATCCCGCGCCACCTCCAGCTGGCCATCCGCAACGACGAGGAGCTCAACAAGCTGCTGGGCAAGGTGACCATCGCGCAGGGCGGGGTGCTGCCCAACATCCAGGCCGTGCTGCTGCCCAAGAAGACCGAGAGCCACA